From the genome of Torulaspora globosa chromosome 2, complete sequence, one region includes:
- the FYV7 gene encoding Fyv7p (ancestral locus Anc_8.19) — translation MATAKQQQNRKKYTKDYKLKEIQKSLTHKARLKKEYLKALKEEGYSVPDKKPVGKSKEEIRKLKKEVRDRNRKKLEEQKHSKKQAKKEQREASEDRRKKELENIKHIKSKMDQREKRKQRLTKKTRTGQPLMGPKIEDLLGKIKEDDTYTK, via the coding sequence ATGGCAACTGCTAAACAGCAACAAAACAGGAAAAAGTATACCAAAGACTataagctgaaggagattCAGAAGAGTCTCACACACAAGGCCAGactgaagaaagagtaTCTGAAGGCTCTTAAGGAGGAAGGATACTCGGTGCCCGATAAGAAACCTGTCGGAAAGTCGAAGGAGGAAATAAGGAAACTAAAGAAAGAGGTGCGGGACAGAAACCGtaagaagctggaagagcaGAAGCACAGTAAGAAACAggcaaagaaagagcaacGAGAGGCGTCTGAGGATCGAAGGAAAAAGGAGTTGGAGAATATCAAGCATATCAAGAGTAAAATGGATCAACGGGAAAAAAGGAAGCAGAGACTGACTAAAAAAACCAGAACCGGACAACCTCTCATGGGTCCTAAGATTGAAGATCTCTTAGGGAAGATCAAAGAGGATGACACATACACGAAATAA
- the MEF1 gene encoding Mef1p (ancestral locus Anc_8.18) codes for MSLSLLGGKQAAFFRNFLQGSLGNGLRTSRLMKRSAIHERSFHASKRHQSTYEEEKAILEEMESSLKPADIKAARALRNIGISAHIDSGKTTFTERVLYYTGRIKAIHEVRGRDNVGAKMDSMDLEREKGITIQSAATYCSWEKDKKPYHFNLIDTPGHIDFTIEVERALRVLDGAVLVVCAVSGVQSQTVTVDRQMRRYNVPRVTFINKMDRMGADPFRAIAQINSKLKIPAAAIQVPIGAESDLEGVVDIINRVALYNKGDNGETVVKGPVPETLKDMVEEKRQVLIETLADVDDEMAELFLDEREPNAEQIMEAIRRATIARKFTPVLMGSALANTGIQPVLDAIVDYLPNPSEVLNTALDIAHDEAKVNLIPSVQQPFVGLAFKLEEGQYGQLTYIRVYQGRLRKGGYITNVKTGKKVKVSRLVRMHSSDMEDIDEVGSGEICATFGIDCASGDTFTDGSVDYSMSSMYVPDAVVSLSIHPKTKDAGNFSKALNRFQKEDPTFRVRFDPESKETVISGMGELHLEIYVERMRREYNVECTTGKPQVSYRESITIPADFDYTHKKQSGGAGQYGRVMGTMSPVEEGNKHNSFETAVVGGRIPDKYLAACGKGFEEACEKGPLIGHKVIGVNMLINDGAIHAVDSNELSFKTATMAAFRDAFLRAQPVILEPIMTVTVTSSNEFQGNVIGSLNKLQAVIQDTDNGPDEFTIKAECPLSNLFGYATSLRASTQGKGEFSLEFSHYAPTGAHVQKELIAEFAKKQQQKK; via the coding sequence ATGTCTCTCAGTTTGCTTGGTGGTAAACaagctgctttctttcgcAATTTCCTTCAAGGCTCTTTAGGCAATGGCCTTCGGACGAGTCGTTTGATGAAGCGTTCTGCTATTCATGAAAGATCATTCCATGCTAGCAAACGTCACCAATCTACTTATGAGGAGGAGAAAGCTATTTTAGAGGAGATGGAATCAAGTCTGAAACCTGCAGATATCAAAGCTGCCAGAGCTTTGCGTAATATTGGTATTTCTGCTCATATCGACTCAGGTAAAACAACCTTCACTGAGCGAGTTCTTTACTATACTGGTAGGATCAAGGCCATTCATGAAGTGAGAGGTCGTGATAACGTCGGGGCTAAAATGGATTCCATGGATCTGGAAAGAGAGAAAGGTATCACAATTCAGTCCGCAGCCACATACTGTTCCTGGGAAAAAGACAAGAAGCCATATCACTTCAACCTTATTGACACGCCAGGACACATCGATTTTACCATCGAGGTGGAGCGTGCGTTGAGAGTTTTGGATGGTGCTGTTCTGGTGGTTTGCGCCGTTTCAGGCGTTCAGTCGCAAACCGTCACAGTCGATCGCCAAATGCGTAGGTACAACGTTCCAAGGGTTACTTTTATCAACAAGATGGATAGAATGGGTGCCGATCCGTTTCGTGCCATTGCTCAGATCAAttcgaagttgaaaatACCTGCAGCCGCGATCCAAGTTCCTATCGGTGCCGAATCTGATCTTGAAGGAGTGGTTGATATCATCAATCGCGTTGCTCTATACAACAAAGGTGATAACGGGGAAACTGTGGTGAAGGGACCAGTTCCAGAAACGCTAAAGGATAtggttgaagagaaaagacaaGTCCTGATTGAGACCCTTGCCGATGTggatgatgagatggcaGAATTGTTTTTGGATGAACGAGAACCTAATGCAGAACAAATTATGGAAGCAATTCGCAGAGCTACGATTGCCAGAAAATTCACACCTGTTTTGATGGGATCAGCGCTCGCTAATACAGGTATTCAGCCTGTGCTTGATGCAATTGTGGACTACTTGCCAAACCCCTCTGAAGTGTTGAACACTGCATTGGATATTGCACATGATGAAGCAAAGGTCAATTTGATTCCGTCGGTTCAGCAACCTTTCGTTGGCCTGGCGTTTAAACTGGAAGAAGGCCAATACGGGCAATTGACTTATATTCGTGTTTACCAGGGACGTTTGAGAAAGGGAGGCTACATTACCAATGTGAAAACCGGTAAGAAGGTAAAGGTGTCTAGACTAGTCAGAATGCACTCAAGCGATATGGAAGATATTGACGAAGTTGGTTCGGGTGAAATATGTGCTACCTTCGGTATTGACTGCGCGTCTGGTGACACTTTCACGGATGGAAGCGTTGATTATTCGATGTCGTCTATGTACGTTCCAGATGCCGTGGTTTCTTTGTCTATTCACCCCAAAACTAAAGATGCTGGTAACTTTTCGAAGGCTTTGAATCGGTTCCAGAAGGAAGACCCCACTTTTAGAGTGAGGTTCGACCCTGAATCTAAGGAAACTGTGATCTCAGGTATGGGAGAATTGCATCTTGAGATCTACGTGGAGAGAATGAGACGTGAGTACAACGTCGAATGTACAACTGGTAAGCCCCAAGTGTCTTACAGAGAGTCCATTACTATTCCAGCAGATTTCGATTATACCCACAAAAAGCAATCTGGTGGTGCAGGTCAATATGGTAGAGTTATGGGAACGATGTCtccagttgaagaaggcaaCAAGCACAACTCGTTCGAAACTGCTGTTGTGGGAGGCCGTATTCCGGACAAATACCTGGCAGCATGTGGTAAAGGTTTCGAAGAAGCCTGCGAGAAGGGTCCTCTAATTGGTCACAAGGTCATTGGAGTCAACATGTTGATCAACGATGGTGCCATTCACGCCGTCGATTCTAATGAACTGTCCTTCAAAACCGCCACAATGGCGGCTTTCCGTGATGCGTTCCTCAGAGCACAGCCAGTCATCCTTGAGCCTATTATGACCGTCACAGTCACCTCTTCCAATGAATTTCAAGGGAATGTTATAGGCAGCTTGAACAAGTTGCAAGCTGTAATTCAGGACACAGACAACGGACCCGATGAGTTCACCATTAAAGCTGAGTGTCCCTTGAGCAATCTCTTTGGCTACGCCACATCTTTGAGAGCATCTACCCAGGGTAAGGGTGAGTTTTCGCTGGAGTTCAGCCACTATGCTCCAACGGGTGCCCATGTCCAGAAGGAACTGATTGCcgagtttgccaagaagcaacaacagaagaaataa
- the FET5 gene encoding ferroxidase FET5 (ancestral locus Anc_8.17), with protein sequence MAGSSLCSLMAVALLACASVVSATVHTFNFTTGWVDANPDGVREKKMIGFNGQWPVPDIHVKKGDRVQLYLTNGFDDGTVTSLHFHGMFQKLSDGNRNEIDGPSMVTQCPIVPGQTYLYNFTVADQVGTYWYHAHSGSQFGDGMRGAFIIHDDDEPFHYDEEMVIQLSDLYWKPYYEVTQEFMSRYNPTGAEPIPQNLLFNNTLNATLDFEPGKTYLMRFINSGLFVSQYVALEEHELTIVEVDGVYVKPNVTDLLYIATGQRMSVLVKAKEHDPGRNFALMQMMDEVMLDVVPPELVRNRTHQISYNRNYEAAESFIIDDFDSAAEEFYLAPLDDIKLLDHYDTQITFNLSLNNLGDGVNYAMFNGITYVHPKVPTLTTVLTSGELATDARIYGDNVNAIVLQKDEIVEVVVNNYDSGKHPFHLHGHNFQLIQKSPEYRPEADYPEYDQDKITVPYNESAPLMPFPEYPVLRDTVVLAPSGHIVIRFKADNPGVWFFHCHLDWHLTQGLGAVFIEDPLSLQESETLSDNYKQLCSAAEIPNRGNAAGHTDDWYNMEGLPRQPRPLPSGFTAKGYFAFIVSTLVGLLGIYTISDYGLSETISDDQAVYDTLKGVLDANGISY encoded by the coding sequence atggCCGGCTCTAGTTTATGTTCTCTTATGGCGGTGGCACTGCTGGCTTGTGCGTCTGTGGTAAGCGCTACCGTACATACCTTTAACTTTACCACTGGGTGGGTCGATGCCAATCCTGACGGAGTTcgtgagaagaagatgattGGTTTTAATGGCCAGTGGCCAGTGCCTGACATTCATGTAAAGAAGGGCGACCGTGTGCAGCTTTACCTGACAAACGGATTCGACGACGGGACTGTGACGTCGTTGCATTTCCATGGGATGTTCCAGAAGCTGAGTGACGGCAATCGAAACGAGATTGACGGACCTTCGATGGTTACTCAGTGTCCAATAGTTCCCGGACAGACTTACCTGTACAATTTTACGGTGGCCGACCAGGTCGGTACATACTGGTACCACGCTCATTCCGGCTCTCAGTTTGGTGATGGTATGAGAGGTGCTTTCATTATTcacgatgatgacgagcCATTCCATTATGACGAGGAGATGGTTATCCAGCTTTCTGATCTCTATTGGAAGCCATATTACGAGGTTACTCAAGAATTTATGTCCAGATACAATCCCACTGGGGCTGAACCGATCCCCCAAAACCTGCTCTTCAATAACACATTGAATGCCACGTTGGATTTTGAACCCGGTAAGACGTACCTGATGCGCTTCATCAACTCCGGGTTGTTTGTATCGCAATATGTGGCACTTGAGGAGCACGAACTGACCATTGTGGAAGTTGATGGTGTGTACGTCAAGCCTAATGTCACTGATCTGCTTTACATTGCCACGGGGCAGAGGATGAGCGTCTTGGTCAAGGCGAAAGAACATGACCCCGGCAGAAACTTCGCCCTCATGCAAATGATGGATGAGGTCATGCTAGATGTTGTGCCACCAGAACTGGTCCGCAACAGGACGCATCAAATCTCTTACAACAGAAACTATGAGGCTGCAGAGAGTTTTATaatcgatgattttgacAGCGCAGCTGAGGAATTCTATTTGGCCCCACTAGATGATATCAAGCTATTGGATCACTACGACACGCAGATCACTTTCAATCTGAGCTTGAACAACCTGGGGGATGGTGTCAATTATGCCATGTTCAACGGCATCACTTACGTTCATCCTAAGGTCCCAACTTTGACTACGGTTTTGACCTCAGGCGAGCTCGCGACCGACGCCCGTATCTACGGCGACAATGTCAACGCCATTGTGcttcaaaaagatgaaatagTAGAAGTGGTTGTTAACAACTACGACTCAGGAAAGCATCCTTTTCATCTGCATGGCCATAATTTCCAGCTAATTCAGAAATCTCCAGAGTATCGCCCAGAAGCCGATTATCCTGAGTATGACCAGGACAAGATTACAGTACCATACAACGAGTCGGCTCCCTTGATGCCATTCCCAGAGTATCCAGTCTTGAGGGACACGGTTGTGCTCGCCCCCAGCGGTCACATCGTCATCAGATTCAAAGCGGATAATCCAGGGGTGTGGTTCTTCCATTGTCATCTCGATTGGCACTTGACGCAAGGTCTCGGTGCAGTGTTCATCGAAGATCCATTATCGCTACAAGAATCGGAAACGCTGAGCGATAACTACAAACAATTGTGCTCGGCTGCTGAGATACCAAATCGTGGTAATGCAGCAGGTCATACGGACGACTGGTACAATATGGAGGGTCTACCGAGACAGCCGAGACCGTTGCCTTCCGGTTTCACCGCCAAGGGTTATTTCGCATTTATTGTCTCAACGCTTGTGGGTTTACTAGGTATCTACACGATATCAGACTACGGACTGTCGGAGACCATTTCAGACGACCAGGCGGTATATGACACTCTGAAAGGAGTGCTCGATGCCAATGGCATATCCTATTGA
- the XYL2 gene encoding D-xylulose reductase XYL2 (ancestral locus Anc_8.16), protein MSGLMQDAVVLEKKGLIKIEHRQVPNIKDPHYVKIQIKATGICGSDVHYYTHGSIGDFVVKSPMVLGHESSGVVVEIGDAVTSLKIGDRVAVEPGVPSRYSKETLSGRYNLCPHMAFAATPPYDGTLVKYFLAPEDFVYKLADHVSFEEGAMAEPLAVAVHANRLGNTSFGKTALILGAGPVGLLTGATARAFGATDVVFVDIFESKLERAKQFGATHTILWNASSDEATLVHETVKVLAGGRPDIVFECSGAEKCIRAAVKACARGGIVVQVGMGKDDVSFPITELSVKEATLKGSFRYAAGDYDAAVKLLSTGQVNAKPLITKVFPFTEAVQAYQYNVEHAKDVAKTIITGPE, encoded by the coding sequence ATGAGTGGGCTAATGCAAGATGCTGTAGTGCTAGAGAAGAAGGGGTTGATCAAAATTGAGCATCGCCAAGTCCCAAACATTAAGGATCCCCATTATGTGAAGATTCAGATTAAAGCTACTGGGATATGTGGGTCCGATGTGCACTATTATACCCACGGCTCCATTGGAGACTTCGTCGTTAAGTCACCTATGGTTCTAGGACACGAGTCTAGCGGTGTAGTCGTCGAAATCGGCGATGCTGTCACATCTCTGAAGATTGGTGACCGAGTCGCTGTTGAACCCGGAGTGCCAAGCAGATATTCTAAGGAGACGCTGTCTGGTCGCTACAATTTGTGTCCTCACATGGCGTTCGCCGCCACTCCACCATACGATGGCACTTTGGTCAAGTACTTTTTGGCTCCTGAGGATTTCGTTTACAAGCTGGCCGATCATGTCTCTTTTGAGGAGGGCGCAATGGCTGAGCCTCTGGCTGTAGCTGTCCATGCCAACCGCCTTGGCAACACCAGCTTTGGCAAGACTGCGCTAATCCTGGGTGCTGGACCTGTCGGCCTGCTAACCGGGGCAACCGCCAGGGCTTTTGGAGCCACCGATGTGGTCTTTGTAGACATCTTCGAGTCCAAACTCGAGAGAGCCAAGCAATTCGGCGCTACTCACACGATCCTATGGAACGCGAGCTCAGACGAGGCCACTCTAGTTCACGAGACCGTGAAAGTCCTAGCCGGAGGTCGTCCCGACATCGTCTTCGAGTGCTCTGGTGCTGAGAAATGCATCAGAGCCGCAGTCAAGGCCTGTGCAAGAGGCGGCATTGTCGTTCAGGTCGGTATGGGCAAAGATGACGTCTCGTTCCCGATAACCGAGCTTTCAGTAAAGGAAGCAACCCTGAAGGGTTCCTTCAGATACGCTGCGGGAGACTACGATGCTGCCGTCAAGCTGCTGTCCACCGGCCAGGTCAATGCCAAGCCACTCATCACTAAAGTCTTTCCTTTCACTGAAGCGGTCCAGGCCTATCAGTACAACGTCGAGCACGCCAAGGACGTCGCTAAGACGATAATTACTGGGCCTGAGTAG
- the RGR1 gene encoding Rgr1p (ancestral locus Anc_8.15): MTTEMDSAAGLPNGNGASGVCEDATALKRAASPKRGHGNREFHEVANKGQESTSRSLHTLQTPESGTRKESKSAPATPPSIPHVEINQVSLATLIRNLTVFTVKEISQFMKTNVHVNPQEPSSMKKFRFLQLIIFVRNQFLKLYVLVKWCRTIKNNNFHTMIDLLNWFRITNATVNNCIWALKNNVTAMANAKLPNADLSTALEVLSLGRTNLPMHNFKVGSDGEAETAPGGMLKIPSKLALRRLKDLNTAVRLKMALVELPTQFQNYNIKNGRVYITVADEFEIQLATIDCHAPLFFVDLQFLFADRNLALNKLRIEKVINEILFKSSKPMMSLYNFLHKYVLTLQLYMVHSELSDLESGGKFSGGNLVHRYDSKKSIISVKYWLHSKMGEKAKITIGVEKSSESLVLKWDNRLAADSGMPVVYHNVVKDLESILDEIMFNHSYLIRADLLAKGVFQEDEENSDVLLFQMPATCLSVAPIQLKIDTVSGVFYFRNPTPLLLRYVNQINRAENAEELTAVLQKLKLEKITHILRNMFEKTGWTCSRVVKLDRPIESQTTHMDSNDSLLQDDLFICLPNWLANWYLILTVISSNTSCVVEKRIGKVISNKGKWQLTYLGKSSVTTAKLETITYQKLLHLQKTIFHKIVNHMIIDSLNQLKIRNKICASEFVSSSLPPYIAEGSTTGDGELCISIIALELESFLEGSKALNSILESSMFMKIDYSSSQIKLFGKFKRDTKMIKCECDELLIHFVPQDSLAFYLCESFTNLNVIAQYLTKFRQKLMQLVVLTDVVERLHKNFASEDFKIVALKPNEISFKYLKNSDDTQDCTISIITNDQTVENLTVQLSPSNPQHIIQPFIDSGHLDYHFIFDYLQFTSSLFNVLKNILIENQSRGESYTTVDLGLHNLCECQLLYHNPEVGTKITLIIELKNVSHNGRSKSQFYIHFSEDEHISTKSLAYPLVHRVRNQVFMLESKDSNSSKIAQKYPNAVKLVEGISCDSADVEPILLEIHSILKTDSNIAVEATDGISSAASASIPATTL, from the coding sequence ATGACCACTGAGATGGattctgctgctgggcTGCCCAATGGAAATGGAGCATCTGGCGTGTGTGAGGATGCTACCGCTCTTAAACGTGCGGCGTCTCCAAAGCGAGGACATGGCAATAGGGAATTTCATGAAGTAGCGAACAAAGGCCAAGAATCCACCAGCAGGAGCCTACATACGTTACAAACGCCGGAATCGGGTACCAGGAAGGAGTCGAAGTCTGCACCAGCAACACCGCCTTCTATACCGCATGTGGAGATCAATCAAGTGTCGCTTGCGACGCTGATCCGGAATCTGACGGTATTCACTGTGAAGGAGATTTCACAGTTTATGAAAACTAATGTACACGTTAATCCACAGGAGCCgtcgtcgatgaagaaattccgATTTTTGCAATTAATAATCTTCGTCAGAAACCAATTTTTGAAACTGTATGTGCTAGTTAAGTGGTGCCGCACAATCAAGAACAATAACTTTCACACCATGATCGATCTATTGAACTGGTTCAGGATCACTAATGCTACAGTCAACAACTGCATATGGGCCCTTAAGAATAATGTTACTGCTATGGCGAATGCAAAACTCCCCAACGCTGATCTGTCAACAGCTTTGGAAGTGCTCAGTCTGGGGAGAACAAACTTGCCGATGCACAACTTCAAAGTGGGCAGCGATGGAGAAGCAGAAACAGCGCCCGGCGGCATGCTGAAAATTCCCTCGAAACTGGCTTTGCGTAGGCTGAAAGACCTTAACACAGCAGTGCGCTTGAAGATGGCATTGGTCGAGCTACCTactcaatttcaaaattaTAATATAAAAAATGGAAGGGTATACATTACCGTGGCagatgaatttgaaatcCAACTAGCAACGATAGACTGTCATGCCCCATTGTTCTTTGTGGATTTGCAATTTCTTTTCGCGGATCGCAATCTAGCACTGAATAAACTACGAATCGAGAAGGTCATTAACGAAATTCTATTCAAGAGCAGCAAGCCCATGATGTCTCTCTATAATTTTTTGCACAAGTACGTGCTCACATTACAACTTTACATGGTACATTCAGAGCTTTCAGACCTAGAAAGTGGAGGTAAATTTTCTGGCGGAAACTTGGTTCATAGGTACgattcaaagaaaagcatCATATCTGTCAAATACTGGCTTCACAGCAAAATGGGAGAAAAAGCAAAGATTACCATTGGcgttgaaaaatcaagCGAGAGCTTGGTTTTGAAGTGGGACAACCGCCTTGCGGCGGATTCTGGGATGCCTGTTGTGTATCACAACGTCGTGAAGGATCTGGAATCGATACTAGACGAGATTATGTTCAACCACTCCTATTTGATAAGAGCTGATCTGCTCGCCAAAGGTGTGTTCcaggaagacgaagagaaTTCGgatgttcttctttttcaaatgccTGCCACATGTCTCTCTGTAGCACCGATTCAACTGAAAATTGATACTGTTAGCGGCGTCTTTTATTTCAGAAATCCGACACCTCTTCTTTTGAGATATGTGAACCAGATCAATCGAGCCGAAAATGCGGAGGAACTGACAGCTGTTTTGCAAAAGCTGAAGCTGGAAAAAATCACACACATTCTGCGCAATATGTTTGAGAAGACCGGCTGGACTTGCAGTCGAGTCGTAAAATTAGACCGGCCGATTGAATCCCAAACTACACACATGGATTCTAATGACTCACTCCTACAGGATGATCTCTTCATATGTTTACCAAATTGGCTGGCTAACTGGTATCTTATACTTACGGTTATATCATCTAATACATCATGCGTGGTTGAAAAACGAATTGGTAAAGTAATATCCAACAAAGGAAAGTGGCAATTGACTTACTTAGGCAAATCAAGCGTGACCACTGCGAAACTCGAAACAATCACTTACCAAAAGCTGCTCCATCTACAAAAGACAATATTCCATAAGATTGTGAACCATATGATCATAGATTCTTTGAATCAATTAAAAATTCGGAACAAAATATGTGCCAGCGAGTTCgtatcttcttcgctgccCCCCTACATCGCCGAAGGCAGCACTACAGGCGACGGTGAGCTCTGTATCTCAATCATTGCGCTCGAATTAGAGTCATTCTTGGAAGGTTCGAAAGCCCTGAACAGCATATTAGAGAGCTCTATGTTCATGAAAATCGATTATTCAAGCTCGCAAATAAAACTGTTTGGTAAATTCAAGCGCGACACTAAGATGATCAAGTGCGAATGTGATGAGCTACTAATACACTTTGTACCTCAAGACTCATTAGCCTTTTACCTTTGTGAGAGCTTCACCAATTTGAACGTCATAGCACAATATCTAACCAAGTTTAGACAAAAGTTAATGCAGCTCGTGGTGTTGACAGATGTCGTAGAAAGACTACACAAAAATTTTGCATCAGAGGACTTCAAGATTGTAGCACTGAAACCGAACGagatatctttcaaataCCTGAAGAATAGCGACGACACCCAAGACTGTACTATTAGCATTATAACTAACGACCAAACTGTGGAAAACCTGACAGTGCAACTTTCGCCTTCCAACCCGCAGCACATCATTCAACCATTCATAGACAGTGGCCATCTGGATTAccatttcatcttcgacTACCTGCAATTtacttcttctctctttaATGTCCTGAAGAACATTCTCATCGAGAACCAGAGCCGCGGCGAGAGCTACACGACAGTTGATCTTGGGCTTCACAACCTATGCGAATGCCAACTCCTCTACCATAATCCTGAAGTGGGAACCAAGATAACCCTCATTATAGAGCTCAAGAATGTATCTCACAACGGGAGGAGCAAAAGCCAGTTTTACATACATTTCTCAGAAGATGAACACATATCGACAAAATCACTGGCATATCCATTAGTGCACAGGGTCCGAAACCAAGTTTTCATGCTGGAGAGCAAGGACAGCAACTCATCCAAGATCGCACAAAAGTATCCCAACGCGGTCAAACTAGTGGAAGGCATTTCCTGCGATTCGGCGGACGTAGAGCCGATTTTGCTGGAGATTCACAGCATTCTAAAAACAGATAGCAATATTGCAGTCGAAGCAACAGATGGCATATCTTCGGCCGCGTCCGCCTCAATCCCAGCCACAACTTTATGA